The following coding sequences lie in one Cupriavidus sp. WKF15 genomic window:
- the secE gene encoding preprotein translocase subunit SecE, translating to MANPNVETVNANSGKWLLGVAVLLVVAGVIGFYALAQQPSYVRGAALFAGIALGVVVALVSVPGKDFIGFAKESYREVRKVVWPTRKEAGQMTGLVFAFVVIMALFLWSADKLIEWVIFSLVLGWK from the coding sequence ATGGCCAATCCCAATGTCGAAACCGTAAACGCCAACAGCGGCAAGTGGTTGCTTGGCGTCGCGGTCCTGCTTGTGGTTGCCGGCGTCATCGGTTTCTATGCACTGGCACAGCAACCGTCTTATGTACGTGGCGCCGCGCTGTTCGCGGGTATCGCACTGGGCGTGGTCGTTGCGCTGGTGTCGGTGCCGGGTAAGGATTTCATCGGCTTCGCCAAGGAATCGTACCGGGAAGTTCGTAAGGTCGTCTGGCCGACACGCAAGGAGGCCGGGCAGATGACTGGCCTGGTGTTCGCCTTCGTCGTGATCATGGCCTTGTTCCTGTGGTCGGCAGACAAGCTCATCGAGTGGGTCATCTTTTCGCTCGTACTGGGCTGGAAATAA
- the rplK gene encoding 50S ribosomal protein L11 → MAKKIIGFIKLQIPAGKANPSPPVGPALGQRGLNIMEFCKAFNAQTQGMEPGLPVPVVITAFADKSFTFVMKSPPATVLIKKAAGITKGSPKPHTDKVGKITRAQAEEIAKAKNADLTAADLDAAVRTIAGSARSMGITVEGL, encoded by the coding sequence ATGGCCAAGAAGATCATTGGCTTTATCAAGCTGCAGATTCCGGCTGGTAAGGCAAATCCCTCCCCGCCCGTTGGTCCCGCACTGGGTCAGCGCGGTCTGAACATCATGGAGTTCTGCAAGGCGTTCAACGCCCAGACCCAGGGTATGGAACCCGGTCTGCCGGTGCCGGTGGTGATTACCGCCTTCGCCGACAAGAGCTTCACCTTCGTGATGAAGTCGCCGCCCGCGACCGTGCTGATCAAGAAGGCAGCCGGCATCACCAAGGGTTCGCCGAAGCCGCACACCGATAAGGTTGGCAAGATCACCCGCGCCCAGGCTGAAGAAATCGCCAAGGCCAAGAACGCTGACCTGACCGCCGCCGATCTGGACGCCGCCGTGCGTACCATCGCCGGTTCGGCTCGCTCGATGGGCATCACCGTGGAGGGTCTGTAA
- the nusG gene encoding transcription termination/antitermination protein NusG, with protein sequence MTENAQQENNAAESPSSKKRWYVVHAYSGMEKSVQRALQERIERAEMQDKFGRILVPSEEVVEIKGGHKSVTERRFFPGYVLVEMEMTDETWHLVKNTSKVTGFVGGARNRPSPISQREVDKIMTQMQEGVEKPRPKTLFEVGEMVRVKDGPFTDFNGNVEEVNYEKSRLRVSVTIFGRATPVELEFGQVEKV encoded by the coding sequence ATGACGGAAAACGCCCAGCAGGAAAACAACGCCGCGGAATCGCCTTCGTCGAAGAAGCGCTGGTATGTCGTGCACGCATACTCCGGTATGGAGAAGAGCGTGCAGCGCGCGCTGCAGGAGCGCATCGAGCGCGCCGAGATGCAGGACAAGTTCGGCCGCATCCTGGTGCCCTCGGAAGAAGTCGTGGAAATCAAGGGTGGCCACAAGTCGGTCACCGAGCGTCGTTTCTTCCCGGGCTATGTCCTGGTCGAGATGGAAATGACCGACGAAACCTGGCACTTGGTGAAGAACACCAGCAAGGTGACCGGTTTCGTGGGCGGCGCCCGCAACCGCCCGAGCCCGATCTCGCAGCGCGAGGTCGACAAGATCATGACCCAGATGCAGGAAGGGGTCGAGAAGCCGCGTCCCAAGACGCTGTTCGAAGTGGGCGAAATGGTGCGCGTCAAGGACGGCCCGTTCACCGACTTCAACGGCAACGTGGAAGAAGTGAACTACGAGAAATCGCGCCTGCGCGTCTCGGTCACGATCTTCGGACGTGCCACCCCGGTCGAGCTCGAGTTCGGCCAGGTCGAGAAGGTGTAA